In Haloarcula salinisoli, one genomic interval encodes:
- a CDS encoding PHP domain-containing protein, which produces MLSVELHTHSSLSHDGRDPIELLLEQARAVGLDALAVTDHDELEASLRAAELAPDYGLVGIPGMEVTCEAGHVLALGISEAIPPGLSFAATLDRIREQGGLAVVPHPFQESRHGVLDKISKEELATADAIEVYNSRLLTGRSNRQAERFARRRGLPMTAGSDAHIAEMVGQAVTTVDADEASVAAILSAIREGRTTVEGERTPWRISLRQAAGGVKRRITGRLNGLLE; this is translated from the coding sequence GTGCTGTCGGTCGAGCTTCACACACACTCGTCGCTGTCCCACGACGGCCGGGACCCAATCGAGTTGCTCCTCGAACAGGCCCGCGCCGTGGGACTGGACGCCCTGGCCGTCACGGACCACGATGAGCTCGAAGCCAGCCTTCGGGCCGCCGAGCTGGCCCCTGACTACGGGCTGGTGGGTATCCCCGGGATGGAGGTCACCTGCGAGGCCGGACACGTCCTCGCGCTCGGTATCTCAGAGGCGATTCCGCCGGGGCTGTCCTTCGCCGCAACGCTCGACCGCATCCGCGAGCAGGGCGGGCTGGCCGTGGTTCCCCATCCGTTTCAGGAGTCACGCCACGGCGTCCTCGACAAGATATCCAAGGAGGAGCTCGCGACCGCCGACGCTATCGAGGTGTACAACTCCCGCCTGCTCACCGGGCGCTCGAACCGACAGGCCGAACGGTTCGCCAGACGGCGGGGGCTGCCGATGACAGCCGGCAGCGACGCCCACATCGCCGAGATGGTCGGACAGGCGGTGACGACGGTCGACGCCGACGAGGCGTCGGTCGCCGCGATTCTTTCCGCCATCCGCGAGGGACGGACCACCGTCGAGGGAGAACGAACGCCGTGGCGCATCAGCTTGCGGCAGGCTGCCGGCGGCGTCAAGCGCCGGATTACGGGCCGCCTGAACGGCTTGCTGGAGTGA
- a CDS encoding asparagine synthase C-terminal domain-containing protein has product MRGAPEDIVREALTSGDPLPGTTGFAGAVDGVLVRDVLGREPLFVGTDPDNGDWSHDLADLTAPQLFPAGRVLGTGELREAWTLPDPEPFDDRATAVEHVREAVETSVDAVETDGLAIAFSGGVDSALLAARLDAPLYVAGFPESHDVEAARSAADLLDRELRVVELTHDAIERAVPEIAAATGRTDAMSVQIALPLYLTAERVAADGFDRLALGQGADELFGGYAKVEKAPEDPRVEADTVRGAQREVIDTLPDQLPRDVLALRGAGVEPVTPLLHDRVVSVALRLDDQMLVDGETRKWALRQAALGSLPEAIAMRDKKAAQYGSLAARELDRLARQAGYKRRMDDHVGQYIDSLL; this is encoded by the coding sequence ATGCGGGGTGCACCGGAAGATATCGTTCGCGAGGCGCTGACTAGTGGCGACCCGCTACCCGGCACGACCGGCTTCGCCGGTGCGGTAGACGGCGTGCTGGTCAGGGACGTCCTCGGCCGGGAGCCGCTGTTCGTCGGGACCGACCCGGACAACGGGGACTGGAGCCACGATCTCGCCGACCTGACGGCGCCCCAGTTGTTCCCGGCCGGACGGGTACTGGGTACCGGCGAGCTTCGAGAGGCCTGGACGCTTCCCGACCCCGAGCCCTTCGACGACCGGGCGACCGCCGTCGAACACGTCCGTGAGGCCGTCGAGACGAGCGTCGACGCGGTCGAGACCGACGGCCTGGCCATCGCCTTCTCGGGTGGGGTGGACTCCGCACTGCTTGCCGCTCGCCTCGACGCGCCGCTGTACGTCGCCGGCTTCCCCGAGAGTCACGACGTCGAAGCAGCACGGTCGGCCGCCGACCTGCTGGACCGCGAACTTCGAGTCGTCGAACTCACCCACGACGCAATCGAGCGGGCGGTTCCCGAGATCGCTGCCGCGACGGGACGGACCGACGCGATGTCGGTCCAGATTGCCCTGCCGCTGTATCTCACGGCCGAGCGCGTCGCCGCTGACGGGTTCGACCGCCTCGCACTGGGCCAGGGCGCCGACGAGCTCTTTGGCGGCTACGCCAAGGTCGAGAAGGCACCCGAGGACCCCCGCGTCGAGGCCGACACTGTCCGGGGTGCCCAGCGGGAGGTCATCGACACGCTGCCGGACCAGCTCCCGCGGGACGTGCTGGCGCTGCGCGGGGCTGGGGTCGAGCCAGTGACACCGTTGCTCCACGACCGCGTGGTGTCCGTGGCGCTGCGGCTCGACGACCAGATGCTCGTCGACGGGGAGACCCGCAAGTGGGCGCTCCGACAGGCCGCGCTGGGGTCACTGCCCGAGGCTATCGCGATGCGGGACAAGAAGGCCGCCCAGTACGGTTCGCTGGCCGCACGCGAACTCGACCGGCTGGCCCGCCAGGCCGGCTACAAGCGCCGGATGGACGACCACGTCGGGCAGTACATCGACTCGCTCCTGTAG
- a CDS encoding DUF2061 domain-containing protein produces MVQHRRSLVKAVSYRLFATSVVFAIAFIFTGELGSSAKIGLSAAVAKTLLYYLWERLWTAIDWGTEPA; encoded by the coding sequence GTGGTACAGCACCGGCGGTCCCTCGTCAAGGCCGTCAGCTACCGGCTGTTCGCGACCTCTGTCGTCTTCGCCATCGCGTTCATCTTTACGGGTGAGCTGGGGTCGTCCGCGAAAATCGGACTCTCGGCGGCCGTCGCGAAGACGCTACTGTACTATCTCTGGGAGCGCCTCTGGACCGCCATCGACTGGGGGACCGAGCCGGCGTAG
- a CDS encoding NUDIX domain-containing protein — METTRHFVATIYAVHDGAVALHEHDKLEMWLPAGGHLDRDELPHEAALRETAEELGMAVDLVAPQEAITSETVRSIPQPQHFLVEDINVDQNGEVGHQHIDFIFYGAAPARDINPGPGEQPAEDWTWFTAEELRARSDEIPADVVEIGRRAIETVGDR, encoded by the coding sequence ATGGAGACAACTCGGCATTTCGTCGCGACTATCTACGCCGTCCACGACGGGGCCGTCGCGTTGCACGAACACGACAAGCTGGAGATGTGGCTGCCCGCCGGCGGTCACCTCGACCGGGACGAACTCCCCCACGAAGCCGCACTCCGGGAGACAGCGGAGGAGCTAGGGATGGCAGTCGACCTCGTCGCGCCACAGGAGGCGATTACGAGCGAGACAGTTCGGTCGATTCCCCAGCCCCAGCACTTCCTGGTCGAGGATATCAACGTCGACCAGAACGGCGAGGTGGGCCACCAGCACATCGATTTCATCTTCTACGGCGCCGCGCCGGCCAGGGACATCAATCCGGGTCCCGGCGAACAGCCGGCCGAGGACTGGACGTGGTTCACCGCCGAGGAACTGCGCGCCCGCAGCGACGAGATTCCGGCGGACGTGGTGGAAATCGGCCGACGGGCCATCGAGACCGTCGGCGACCGCTGA
- a CDS encoding transcription initiation factor IIB, with amino-acid sequence MTDTTIRRYTSERETEEEQTEEDESLVCPECGGSLLSDSERGETVCEDCGLVVEEDEIDPGPEWRAFDSKEKDQKSRVGAPTTNMMHDKGLSTNIGWQDKDAYGNSLSSRQREKMQRLRTWNERFRTRDSKERNLKQALGEIDRMASALGLPENVRETASVIYRRALDEDLLPGRSIEGVSTASLYAAARQAGTPRSLDEIANVSRVDKDEIARTYRYVVRELSLEIQPADPESYVPRFASDLELSEEVERRARQLLQNAKEEGVHSGKSPVGLAAAAVYAASLLTNEKVTQSEVSEVASISEVTIRNRYHELLEAEDSVHP; translated from the coding sequence ATGACCGATACCACCATCCGTCGATACACGAGTGAGCGCGAAACCGAAGAGGAGCAGACCGAGGAAGACGAGTCACTGGTCTGTCCAGAATGTGGTGGCTCGCTGCTCTCCGACAGTGAACGCGGCGAGACTGTCTGTGAAGACTGCGGTCTGGTCGTCGAGGAAGACGAAATCGACCCAGGCCCCGAGTGGCGCGCGTTCGACTCCAAAGAGAAAGACCAGAAGTCCCGCGTCGGCGCCCCGACGACCAACATGATGCACGACAAGGGGCTGTCTACCAACATCGGCTGGCAGGACAAGGACGCCTACGGTAACTCCCTGTCCTCACGCCAGCGCGAGAAGATGCAGCGCCTGCGGACCTGGAACGAACGCTTCCGCACCCGCGACTCCAAAGAACGCAACCTCAAGCAGGCCCTCGGTGAGATAGACCGGATGGCCTCCGCGCTGGGGCTGCCCGAGAACGTCCGGGAGACCGCGAGCGTCATCTATCGCCGGGCGCTGGACGAGGACCTGCTGCCGGGCCGGTCCATCGAGGGCGTCTCGACGGCGTCGCTGTACGCCGCCGCCCGCCAGGCGGGGACACCCCGCTCGCTGGACGAGATTGCTAACGTCTCCCGCGTCGACAAGGACGAGATCGCCCGCACCTACCGCTACGTGGTCCGGGAACTCTCGCTGGAAATCCAGCCTGCCGACCCCGAGAGCTACGTCCCCCGCTTTGCCTCCGACCTGGAACTCTCCGAGGAGGTCGAACGCCGCGCACGACAGCTTCTCCAGAACGCCAAAGAGGAAGGCGTTCACTCCGGGAAATCGCCGGTCGGTCTCGCTGCGGCGGCCGTCTACGCCGCCTCGCTGCTGACAAACGAGAAGGTCACCCAGAGCGAGGTCAGCGAGGTCGCGAGTATCTCCGAAGTGACGATTCGGAACCGCTACCACGAGCTGCTGGAAGCCGAGGACAGCGTCCACCCCTAG
- the gatC gene encoding Asp-tRNA(Asn)/Glu-tRNA(Gln) amidotransferase subunit GatC, which produces MSDNAVDGDEVAHIADLARIDLEEAEVERFTEQFGEILAAFEALDEVPETEREADLTNVMRPDEVRECLTQEEALQNAPDSEAGQFKGPKVS; this is translated from the coding sequence ATGAGCGACAACGCTGTCGACGGCGACGAGGTCGCCCACATCGCCGACCTCGCCCGCATCGACTTAGAGGAGGCGGAGGTCGAGCGGTTCACCGAGCAGTTCGGCGAGATTCTGGCCGCGTTCGAGGCCCTCGACGAGGTGCCAGAGACCGAGCGCGAGGCCGACCTGACCAACGTGATGCGCCCCGACGAGGTCCGCGAGTGTCTGACCCAGGAGGAAGCGCTCCAGAACGCCCCCGACTCGGAAGCCGGACAGTTCAAAGGTCCGAAGGTGTCGTAG
- the gatA gene encoding Asp-tRNA(Asn)/Glu-tRNA(Gln) amidotransferase subunit GatA encodes MGDYNAYIATDTIEGTDDGPLAGRTVAVKDNISTKDVQTTCGSAMLDGYVPPYDATVVERLKDAGATIPGKTNMDEFGMGTTTETSAYGAVENPVAEGHVPGGSSGGSAAVVAAGDADMALGSDTGGSIRCPAAFCGVVGIKPTYGLVSRYGLVAYANSLEQIGPIAPSVEDAAELLEVIAGPDERDGTTRDATDHGSDYDFAAAADGDVDGLSIGVPTELLDGADEAVVETFWDAIDDLQAQGASYHEVTLPSVEHAVEAYYVIAMSEASSNLARFDGVRYGKSGGEGNWNESFAQAREEGFGEEVKRRVLLGTYALSAGYHDKYYKKAQDARAWVKQDFDEALSDADVLASPTMPVPPMKRGESLDDPLTMYLADANTTPVNLANLPAISVPAGETDDGLPVGLQLVGPAFGEKTIIRAGSALA; translated from the coding sequence ATGGGCGACTACAACGCCTACATCGCCACCGACACAATCGAGGGCACCGACGACGGCCCACTCGCCGGCCGCACCGTCGCGGTCAAGGACAACATCTCCACGAAAGACGTCCAGACGACCTGTGGCTCGGCGATGCTCGACGGCTACGTCCCGCCCTACGACGCGACGGTCGTCGAGCGGCTCAAAGACGCTGGCGCAACCATCCCCGGCAAGACGAACATGGACGAGTTCGGGATGGGGACGACCACGGAGACGTCGGCATACGGTGCCGTCGAGAACCCGGTGGCGGAGGGTCACGTTCCCGGGGGCTCCTCCGGTGGCTCCGCCGCGGTGGTCGCCGCCGGCGACGCGGACATGGCGCTTGGCTCCGACACCGGTGGCTCGATTCGCTGTCCCGCCGCGTTCTGCGGCGTCGTCGGTATCAAACCGACCTACGGGCTGGTCTCGCGGTACGGACTCGTGGCCTACGCCAACAGTCTCGAACAGATCGGTCCCATCGCCCCCTCCGTCGAGGACGCGGCCGAACTACTGGAGGTCATCGCCGGTCCCGACGAGCGCGACGGCACTACCCGCGATGCGACCGACCACGGGAGCGACTACGACTTCGCGGCGGCCGCCGACGGCGACGTGGACGGGCTCTCCATCGGCGTCCCGACCGAGCTCCTGGACGGGGCCGACGAGGCCGTCGTCGAGACGTTCTGGGATGCTATCGACGACCTCCAAGCACAGGGCGCGAGCTACCACGAGGTCACGCTGCCGAGCGTCGAACACGCCGTCGAGGCCTACTACGTCATCGCCATGAGTGAGGCGTCCTCGAACCTCGCTCGCTTCGACGGGGTCCGCTACGGCAAATCAGGCGGCGAAGGGAACTGGAACGAGAGTTTCGCGCAGGCCCGCGAGGAAGGCTTCGGCGAGGAGGTCAAACGCCGTGTCCTGCTTGGCACCTACGCGCTCTCGGCGGGCTACCACGACAAGTACTACAAGAAGGCCCAGGACGCCCGTGCGTGGGTCAAGCAGGACTTCGACGAGGCCCTTTCCGACGCCGACGTGCTCGCCTCACCGACGATGCCAGTGCCACCGATGAAACGCGGCGAGAGTCTGGACGACCCGCTGACGATGTATCTCGCCGACGCCAACACGACCCCGGTGAACCTGGCGAACCTGCCGGCTATCTCGGTTCCGGCCGGTGAGACCGACGACGGGCTCCCCGTCGGCCTCCAGCTCGTCGGGCCGGCCTTCGGTGAGAAGACGATTATCCGCGCGGGCAGCGCGCTGGCCTAA
- a CDS encoding glycosyltransferase, which produces MALPQVAAFTDTYLPTVNGVTYTVQTWRDQWQARGGRMDVVYPQSDHVPVAGEYPVRSLPFPFYEGYRLGMPQIPSKVRDADVVHAHTAFSLGMAGKRLARKIDAPLVTSYHTPTGEYAEYVSTTGVVESAVQSSAEQYERWYLDGADRVITPTERTADYVRRTLGADTAVEVVSNGVDTDFFAPPEANDFRERYDLPDGPLVGYTGRHGHEKCLGDILTACAGLDVTVVFGGDGPAREDLESAAATSDLDVRFLGFLDREELPAFYAALDVFAFPSPVETQGLVALEANCCGTPVAGVDAGALSDTIDDGETGYSYDEGDMDGFQRAIERVLDERATLRDHCLARRETVSVGHAVDRLVEVYDAVLR; this is translated from the coding sequence ATGGCACTGCCGCAGGTCGCTGCGTTCACCGACACCTACCTCCCGACGGTCAACGGCGTGACCTACACGGTCCAGACGTGGCGCGACCAGTGGCAGGCCCGCGGCGGCCGCATGGACGTGGTCTACCCGCAGAGCGACCACGTCCCCGTGGCTGGCGAGTATCCAGTCCGGAGTCTCCCGTTCCCGTTCTACGAGGGGTACCGGCTCGGGATGCCACAGATACCGAGCAAGGTCCGCGACGCCGACGTGGTCCATGCCCACACCGCTTTCAGCCTGGGGATGGCCGGCAAGCGTCTGGCCCGGAAGATAGACGCGCCGCTCGTGACGTCGTATCACACCCCGACCGGCGAGTACGCCGAATACGTCTCGACGACGGGCGTCGTCGAGTCGGCCGTCCAGTCCAGCGCCGAGCAGTACGAGCGGTGGTATCTCGACGGCGCCGACCGCGTCATCACGCCGACCGAGCGCACCGCGGACTACGTTCGCCGGACGCTGGGTGCCGACACGGCCGTCGAGGTCGTCTCCAACGGTGTCGACACGGACTTTTTCGCCCCGCCCGAGGCCAACGACTTCCGTGAGCGATACGACCTGCCCGACGGCCCGCTGGTGGGCTACACCGGTCGACACGGCCACGAGAAGTGTCTGGGAGACATCCTCACGGCCTGTGCCGGGCTGGACGTGACCGTCGTCTTCGGCGGCGACGGGCCGGCCCGCGAGGACCTCGAATCGGCGGCCGCGACCAGCGACCTCGACGTCCGCTTCCTGGGCTTTCTGGACCGTGAGGAGCTCCCGGCCTTCTACGCGGCACTCGACGTCTTTGCCTTCCCGAGCCCGGTCGAGACCCAGGGGCTGGTCGCGCTGGAAGCCAACTGCTGTGGGACGCCCGTCGCCGGCGTCGACGCGGGCGCTCTCAGCGACACTATCGACGACGGCGAGACCGGCTACAGCTACGACGAGGGCGACATGGACGGGTTCCAGCGCGCCATCGAGCGGGTGCTCGACGAGCGGGCGACACTTCGGGACCACTGCCTGGCCCGGCGCGAGACGGTCAGCGTCGGTCACGCCGTCGACCGGCTGGTCGAGGTGTACGACGCGGTCCTGCGGTAA
- a CDS encoding MFS transporter, translated as MGTDRWLLAWALGSVALGATSLLIPLYFVTIGGSTLLLGVLAGTAAAAGAPGALLFGRLADRGGSRRVLVLVALGLAAAAIAVVSATESVPVVIAGNAVLWFSAGAAAPVLTLLVTVGSLERDWPNRFGALNRYQGWGWAGGLVLGLAWTTLLSGPLGVVAAQQTLLWVCAGITALAAVLSARWLPAEPSGASQPRPSRIARALARSRRLPVRSATLPIGPGRLYWLTRSLHPRQLAARLTPSLSLYFVAVLAVFTGFGVFWGPLPSYLAGTLGYSSGVVFALYLLSSLGSALCYGLAGRLAERYDAIGLQTTGLLGRAVLHPAVAVVGLAVPTGALGLLTNGVVFVGIGVAWAVVAITAAAIVTRLAPPAIRGEALGLYTALSGLATGLGSVLGGWLGGYSFTLTFGVAGGFVLVGTALVALLWRRAPEDAPTVATPSESL; from the coding sequence ATGGGCACAGACCGCTGGCTGCTGGCGTGGGCGCTTGGTTCGGTCGCACTCGGTGCGACCTCGCTGTTGATTCCGCTCTACTTCGTCACCATCGGCGGCAGCACGCTCCTGCTCGGAGTGCTGGCCGGGACCGCCGCCGCGGCCGGTGCGCCCGGTGCGCTGCTCTTTGGCCGGCTCGCCGACCGCGGCGGGTCGCGTCGGGTGCTCGTGCTGGTCGCACTCGGGCTGGCCGCCGCCGCTATCGCGGTCGTCTCGGCGACCGAGTCCGTCCCAGTCGTCATCGCCGGCAACGCCGTCCTGTGGTTCTCCGCGGGCGCGGCCGCGCCGGTGCTCACGCTGCTGGTCACGGTTGGCTCGCTCGAACGCGACTGGCCGAACCGCTTCGGGGCCCTCAACCGGTATCAGGGCTGGGGCTGGGCCGGCGGCCTCGTCCTCGGGCTCGCGTGGACGACACTGCTCTCGGGCCCGCTCGGCGTCGTCGCAGCCCAGCAGACGCTGCTGTGGGTCTGTGCGGGCATCACGGCTCTCGCCGCGGTGCTTTCCGCCAGGTGGCTCCCCGCCGAGCCGAGCGGTGCCAGCCAGCCGCGCCCGAGCCGCATCGCCCGCGCACTGGCCCGGTCGCGTCGACTCCCGGTGCGCAGCGCCACCCTCCCCATCGGGCCGGGACGGCTCTACTGGCTAACCCGGTCGCTCCACCCCCGCCAGCTCGCGGCCCGGCTCACGCCGTCGCTGTCGCTGTACTTCGTCGCCGTCCTCGCCGTGTTTACCGGCTTTGGCGTGTTCTGGGGGCCCCTGCCCTCGTATCTGGCCGGGACGCTCGGCTACAGCTCCGGCGTCGTCTTCGCCCTGTATCTGCTCTCCAGTCTGGGCTCGGCACTGTGTTACGGTCTCGCCGGGCGTCTCGCCGAGCGGTACGACGCCATCGGCCTCCAGACCACCGGCCTGCTCGGCCGAGCAGTGCTGCACCCGGCGGTCGCCGTCGTCGGGCTCGCGGTCCCCACCGGTGCCCTTGGGCTGCTTACCAACGGCGTCGTCTTCGTCGGCATCGGCGTCGCGTGGGCTGTCGTCGCTATCACCGCCGCAGCTATCGTCACCCGGCTCGCGCCCCCCGCGATACGTGGCGAGGCGCTCGGACTGTACACCGCGCTCTCGGGACTGGCGACGGGCTTGGGCTCGGTACTGGGCGGCTGGCTGGGCGGCTACAGCTTCACGCTCACGTTCGGCGTCGCCGGTGGGTTCGTCCTCGTCGGTACCGCACTCGTGGCGCTGCTCTGGCGGCGCGCCCCCGAAGACGCACCAACCGTCGCGACACCGAGTGAGAGCCTCTAG
- a CDS encoding glycosyltransferase family 4 protein, whose protein sequence is MRVLNYLELEDRLDRSGIATSVDHQRQALADAGVDVVRSPWTDGHPGWAVGGKLAFDDPVFETYDVAHCNMIGPGSVAVARHAKRNDIPLVLHAHVTREDFRGSFRGSNLVAPALGEYLQWFYSQADQVLCPSEYTKGVLEDYPVDAPIESVTNGIDTEPLQGFENYREEYRDRYDLEGMVVFAVGSVFERKGLTTFCELAEQTDYDFAWFGTYDDGPHGSDAVRKWTSDPPENVTFTGWVEDIRGAYGAGDVFCFPSKVENQGIVVLEAMACGKAVVLSDIPVFREYYEDGHDCLICSDQGEFREALERLEADPELRERLGENATATAREHGLDRVGDRLVEVYEGLV, encoded by the coding sequence GTGCGCGTCCTGAACTATCTGGAACTCGAAGACCGGCTCGACCGGTCGGGTATCGCCACCTCGGTCGACCACCAGCGCCAGGCGCTCGCCGACGCCGGTGTCGACGTGGTCCGGTCCCCGTGGACGGACGGCCATCCGGGGTGGGCCGTCGGCGGGAAGCTGGCCTTCGACGACCCGGTCTTCGAGACGTACGACGTCGCCCACTGCAACATGATCGGTCCGGGGTCGGTCGCGGTGGCCCGCCACGCGAAGCGCAACGATATCCCGCTCGTCCTGCACGCCCACGTCACTCGCGAGGACTTCCGGGGGAGCTTCCGCGGCTCGAACCTGGTCGCGCCGGCGCTTGGCGAGTATCTGCAGTGGTTCTACTCGCAGGCCGACCAGGTGCTGTGTCCCTCGGAGTACACGAAGGGTGTCCTCGAGGACTATCCCGTCGACGCCCCTATCGAGTCCGTGACGAACGGTATCGACACCGAACCGTTGCAGGGGTTCGAGAACTACCGCGAGGAGTACCGCGACCGCTACGACCTGGAGGGGATGGTCGTCTTCGCCGTCGGGAGCGTCTTCGAGCGCAAGGGGTTGACGACGTTCTGCGAGCTGGCCGAGCAGACGGACTACGATTTCGCCTGGTTTGGCACCTACGACGACGGGCCACACGGTTCCGACGCGGTCAGGAAGTGGACCAGCGACCCGCCCGAGAACGTCACCTTCACCGGCTGGGTCGAGGACATCCGCGGGGCCTACGGCGCGGGCGACGTCTTCTGTTTCCCCTCGAAGGTCGAGAACCAGGGTATCGTCGTCCTGGAGGCGATGGCCTGCGGGAAGGCCGTCGTCCTCTCGGATATCCCCGTCTTCCGGGAGTACTACGAGGACGGCCACGACTGTCTCATCTGCAGCGACCAGGGGGAGTTCCGCGAGGCGCTCGAACGGCTCGAAGCAGACCCCGAACTGCGTGAGCGCCTGGGCGAGAACGCGACGGCGACGGCCCGCGAACACGGCCTCGACCGCGTCGGCGACCGGCTGGTCGAGGTGTACGAGGGACTGGTCTAG
- a CDS encoding ribonuclease P protein component 4, whose protein sequence is MTDEETIARERIERLQSMAREAVRERRDERAREYVRRARRIAERHRLRLPRDFSHSICRSCDTFLVPGNNARVRTQSGHVVVTCDCGEQARYPYA, encoded by the coding sequence ATGACAGACGAGGAGACCATCGCCCGCGAGCGCATCGAACGCCTGCAGTCGATGGCCCGCGAGGCCGTCCGCGAGAGGCGTGACGAGCGGGCCCGCGAGTACGTCCGGCGGGCACGCCGCATCGCCGAGCGGCACCGACTGCGCCTCCCGCGGGACTTTTCTCACTCTATCTGTCGCTCCTGCGATACGTTCCTCGTCCCCGGAAACAACGCCCGGGTGCGCACCCAGTCGGGCCACGTCGTCGTCACCTGTGACTGTGGGGAACAGGCACGCTATCCCTACGCATGA
- a CDS encoding YhbY family RNA-binding protein, with product MPSKSRKQRIHDLDATLRVGKNGIESVADELGNQLEDSQFVKVKFLRAARGGTTTEELADDLADHVSADVVQVRGHTAVFER from the coding sequence ATGCCATCGAAATCTAGAAAACAGCGTATCCACGACCTCGACGCCACACTTCGAGTCGGCAAGAACGGAATCGAATCTGTCGCGGACGAACTCGGTAACCAGCTCGAGGACAGTCAGTTCGTGAAAGTGAAGTTCCTCCGTGCCGCTCGCGGCGGGACCACGACCGAGGAACTCGCCGACGACCTCGCCGACCACGTGTCCGCTGACGTCGTCCAGGTCCGCGGACACACGGCGGTGTTCGAGCGATAA
- a CDS encoding mechanosensitive ion channel family protein, with protein sequence MQVPAISAILDDFLPVGVADTIASLIVFVGAFLAIYFVSKLVVTPLLDRSLASRELDAHARKPIQKVASILMLFVAVAVAFGMAGFEGFLTSLATIGAAATLGVAFAMQDVLKNFVAGVFIFTDKPFRIGDWIEWDSNSGVVEDISLRVTRVRTFDNELLTVPNSNLTDDVIKNPVAKDKLRLKFLFGISYDDDIDKATDIIMEEAEAHEGILADPEPSVRLTELGDSSVGLQSRFWIDNPSRADWVKTRGEYVTAVKQRFDEEDITIPFPNRTIGGGLEMAGLDSAVTAQD encoded by the coding sequence ATGCAGGTCCCGGCGATTTCGGCGATACTCGACGATTTCCTGCCAGTTGGCGTCGCAGACACCATCGCGAGCCTCATCGTGTTCGTCGGGGCCTTCCTCGCCATTTACTTCGTCAGCAAGCTCGTGGTGACCCCGCTCCTCGACAGGTCGCTGGCGAGCCGCGAGCTCGATGCCCACGCGCGGAAACCGATACAGAAAGTCGCAAGCATCCTCATGTTGTTTGTCGCCGTCGCCGTCGCCTTCGGGATGGCTGGCTTCGAGGGGTTCCTGACATCGCTCGCGACCATCGGCGCCGCGGCCACGCTCGGTGTCGCCTTCGCGATGCAGGACGTGCTGAAGAACTTCGTCGCCGGCGTCTTCATCTTCACCGACAAACCGTTCCGCATCGGCGACTGGATAGAGTGGGACAGCAACTCGGGCGTCGTCGAAGACATCAGCCTCAGAGTCACCCGCGTTCGCACCTTCGACAACGAGCTCCTGACGGTACCGAACTCCAATCTGACCGACGACGTCATCAAAAACCCCGTCGCCAAGGACAAGCTCCGGCTGAAGTTCCTCTTTGGAATCAGCTACGACGACGACATCGACAAGGCGACCGACATCATCATGGAGGAGGCAGAGGCCCACGAGGGCATCCTCGCCGACCCCGAACCGTCGGTCCGCCTCACGGAACTGGGCGACTCCTCGGTCGGGCTGCAATCCCGCTTCTGGATTGACAACCCCAGCCGCGCCGACTGGGTCAAGACACGCGGCGAGTACGTCACGGCCGTCAAGCAGCGGTTCGACGAGGAGGACATCACCATCCCCTTCCCGAACCGCACTATCGGCGGCGGGCTGGAGATGGCCGGCCTCGACAGCGCGGTTACTGCGCAAGACTAG
- a CDS encoding DUF7548 family protein, with protein MNGLRTGPTVGIVGCVAYLLVLVVPYLIVETTSAVGAYYGAGALSPAIAAVFALLTIIVLAAGREGRTDPSLAAGAGLVLGVFIIGISLLWATTVPNSLVLGLTESTLIEQHRWAVVTAAVPIPLGAVWFAVGLDLL; from the coding sequence ATGAACGGGCTCCGGACCGGCCCGACGGTCGGTATCGTCGGATGTGTCGCCTACCTGCTGGTTCTGGTCGTGCCGTATCTCATCGTCGAGACGACGAGCGCCGTCGGCGCGTACTACGGCGCCGGAGCGCTCTCACCGGCTATCGCAGCCGTCTTCGCACTGCTTACGATTATCGTCCTCGCCGCCGGGCGCGAGGGCCGGACAGACCCCAGTCTCGCTGCCGGCGCTGGGCTCGTGCTGGGCGTCTTTATTATCGGTATCTCCCTCCTGTGGGCGACGACTGTCCCGAACAGCCTGGTGCTGGGGCTGACCGAGTCGACGCTCATCGAACAGCACCGCTGGGCCGTCGTGACCGCCGCCGTCCCGATTCCACTGGGCGCCGTCTGGTTTGCCGTCGGGCTGGACCTCCTCTGA